Proteins encoded together in one Janthinobacterium tructae window:
- the lptB gene encoding LPS export ABC transporter ATP-binding protein — MDNTRCGSTLIVRGLQKTYGKRQVVHDVSLQVECGEVVGLLGPNGAGKTTSFYMIVGLVPSDGGTIDISGVDISRLPIHRRAQMGLSYLPQEASVFRKLTVEDNIRAVLEIQTVEGRPLKKAEIEERLDKLLADLQIEKLRENQALSLSGGERRRVEIARALATDPRFVLLDEPFAGVDPIAVIEIQRIVRFLKERNIGVLITDHNVRETLGICDRAYIINQGSVLASGRPDDIIANESVRRVYLGEHFRM; from the coding sequence ATGGACAATACACGTTGCGGCAGCACCCTGATCGTTCGCGGGCTGCAAAAAACCTATGGCAAGCGGCAAGTCGTGCATGATGTCTCGCTGCAAGTCGAATGCGGCGAAGTGGTGGGATTGCTGGGCCCGAACGGCGCCGGCAAGACCACCTCGTTCTACATGATCGTCGGCCTGGTGCCGTCGGACGGCGGCACCATCGATATCAGCGGCGTGGACATTTCCCGCCTGCCGATCCACCGCCGCGCGCAGATGGGCCTGTCGTATCTGCCGCAGGAAGCGTCCGTCTTCCGCAAGCTGACGGTGGAAGACAATATCCGCGCCGTGCTGGAAATCCAGACCGTCGAAGGCCGTCCCCTGAAGAAGGCCGAGATCGAGGAGCGCCTGGATAAATTGCTGGCCGACTTGCAAATTGAAAAGTTGCGCGAGAACCAGGCGCTGTCGCTGTCGGGCGGCGAGCGCCGCCGTGTGGAAATCGCCCGCGCGCTGGCGACCGACCCGCGTTTCGTGCTGCTCGACGAACCGTTCGCCGGTGTCGACCCGATCGCCGTGATCGAGATCCAGCGCATCGTGCGCTTCTTGAAGGAGCGCAATATCGGCGTGCTGATCACCGACCATAATGTGCGCGAGACGCTGGGTATCTGCGACCGTGCCTACATCATCAACCAGGGCTCGGTGCTGGCGTCGGGACGCCCCGACGACATCATCGCGAACGAGTCGGTACGCCGGGTCTACCTGGGCGAACACTTCC